The Candidatus Methylomirabilota bacterium genome segment GGGAATCCACAAGCTCGAGATCCAGGTCAGGACGCCGGTGGAGCACCCGTAGCCGCCCGCCAGCCCGAACCGGACAACCGAACCGTCGGGCATCAGCTCGGCCACCTCCTTGAACTCGGCGATCCGATCACGCTCAACCACGGTCAGCTCCGATGGATCCGCTCCTCCAGCGCATCCACCCGCTTGACACCCTTGAAGCTGAACCGGATCTTCTCCTTCTCCACCCAAGAGAGGAAGTCGAGCCCCGATCTTTCTTCAGTCCCTCCACCCAAGCGAGACGGCGGCAGCGCGAGGAATCGTAGACCGTCAGCCGGATGACAGGAGGGGCGGGCTCTGCTACCTTGGTCAATGGCTGGACGCCCCCTCTCTGCCAATATGAGTGAGACAGTGACCCCCTGGAAGTTTAGTGTTGAGGGCGAGGCAGGATCGGAGAGCGATGAGCGCATGGGAGCAGGCCTTGGGTGGCCCGGCGATCGAGGTAGTGGCAAAGGCGACGCGGCGGCGGTTCACGGTGGAGTACAAGGGGAAGATCGTCCGGGAGGCCGACGGCTGTAAGACCCCGGGCGCGGTCGGGGCGTTGCTGCGGCGGGAGGGGCTGTACTCGTCCCACCTGACAACGTGGCGCGCGGCGCGGGAGCGGGGCGAACTGGCTGGGGCGCCGAAAAAGCGTGGGCCCGCGCGGCGGGTCGTCGATCCGCGCGACAAGAAGCTGGCCGAGCAAGCGCGCGAGATCAGCCGGTGGCAGAAGCGTGCCGAGCGGGCTGAGGCCCTGGTCGAACTGCAAAAACAAGTGGCGGCGTTGCTGGGAACGCCGCTGGACACCGAGACCTCGTGATGGCGACGGTCACCCAGATCGGACCGCGGCTGGGCATCGCCCCCACGTGCGCTGCGCTCGGGCTGCCGCGCGCGACCTACTATCGTCGGCGCCGGCCCCCGCGGGCCGCGCTGCCGCGGCGTCCCTCGCCCCGGGCGCTCAACTCGGGCGAGCGCGCCGCGGTCCTCGCCCTGCTGCATGAGCCACGCTTCGTGGATCACGCGCCGGCGGAGGTCTATGCCTCGCTGCTCGACGCCGGCCAGTATCTCTGTTCCGAACGCACGATGTATCGTCTCTTGGCCGAGCACGCGGAGGTGCGGGAGCGGCGCGATCAGCTCCGCCATCCCGTCTATGCGGCCCCGGAGTTGCTGGCCCGCCGCCCCAACGAGCTGTGGAGTTGGGACATCACCAAGTTGCTCGGGCCGGCGAAGTGGACCTACTTCTACCTGTACGTGATGCTCGACGTCTTCAGCCGCTACGTGGTCGGCTGGATGGTGGCCCATCGCGAGAGCGCCACGCTGGCCGAGCAGTTCATCCACGAGACGTGCGCCCGGCAAGGCATCGGGCGCGCGCAGCTCACGATTCACGCCGACCGCGGCCAGGCCATGATCTCGAAGTCCGTCGCGTTCCTGCTGGCCGATCTCGGCGTGACCAAGACGCATTCGCGGCCCCACGTGTCCAACGACAACCCGTTCTCGGAGGCGCAGTTCAAGACGCTGAAGTACCGGCCGGCGTTCCCGGAACGGTTCGGCTCGATCCAAGACGCTCGGGCCCACGGGCACGTCTTCTTCCCCTGGTACAACACCGAACATCACCACCGCGGCCTCGGGCTGCTCACGCCCCACGACGGGCACTGCGGCTTGGCCGCGCAGCGCGTGGCCGAGCGCGCCGCGGTGCTCACCCCGGCGTATGCGGCGCATCCTGAGCGGTTCCCCGCGGGCCGTCCGATACCGGCCGCGGCGCCCACCGAGGTCTGGATCAATCCCCCCAACCCGCGCGCGCTCGAGGAGGTGGCGCTCACTCACTAAACTCGAGAACTGACTGGTAGAGTCGAGGACGCGCGCGGTGGCGTACAGGACCGGCGGCGCCTGCTGCGAGCGGCGTCTTTC includes the following:
- a CDS encoding IS3 family transposase (programmed frameshift), with amino-acid sequence MSAWEQALGGPAIEVVAKATRRRFTVEYKGKIVREADGCKTPGAVGALLRREGLYSSHLTTWRAARERGELAGAPKKRGPARRVVDPRDKKLAEQAREISRWQKRAERAEALVELQKPSGGVAGNAAGHRDLVMATVTQIGPRLGIAPTCAALGLPRATYYRRRRPPRAALPRRPSPRALNSGERAAVLALLHEPRFVDHAPAEVYASLLDAGQYLCSERTMYRLLAEHAEVRERRDQLRHPVYAAPELLARRPNELWSWDITKLLGPAKWTYFYLYVMLDVFSRYVVGWMVAHRESATLAEQFIHETCARQGIGRAQLTIHADRGQAMISKSVAFLLADLGVTKTHSRPHVSNDNPFSEAQFKTLKYRPAFPERFGSIQDARAHGHVFFPWYNTEHHHRGLGLLTPHDGHCGLAAQRVAERAAVLTPAYAAHPERFPAGRPIPAAAPTEVWINPPNPRALEEVALTH